A DNA window from Xyrauchen texanus isolate HMW12.3.18 chromosome 6, RBS_HiC_50CHRs, whole genome shotgun sequence contains the following coding sequences:
- the LOC127644901 gene encoding gastrula zinc finger protein XlCGF57.1-like, protein MDVIKEKSEDIGNPEPCIMNKEGNKEERVKEESQELNEVEDGHRYQKPLDFTTGEKLYSCNFSQRSLEGTKAKNCHHCPQCGRSFTRSINLKNHITIHSGEKPFTCLQCGKSFRQKRCLKDHRRIHDGESSFACLQCGKSFFQHGSLIRHLRAHSGERPFTCLHCRKSFTRNEHLKDHMRIHSGERPFTCPQCGLSFIHQSALNSHMKIHSGEKIHHCSQCGKSFTRASHLKVHLRYHAGEKPFNCDQCSQTFMFASELKRHLTIHANEKPYLCSVCGKSFSQLAYFKEHQKIHLSVKAHVCSECGKAFLRVSSLKLHQRTHTGEKRYMCSHCGKSFTALGTLKTHERVHTGEKPYHCLPCGKSFATLGTLKIHERLHSGERPYHCTLCEMSFSTSGTLLRHLKKHCPKLSLQTFS, encoded by the exons ATGGATGTTATTAAAGAGAAGAGTGAGGACATTGGTAATCCAGAACCATGCATAATGAATAAAGAAGGAAATAAGGAAGAAAGAG tgaaagaggaaagtcaagaactgaatgaagtggaggacgGACATCGGTATCAGAAACCTCTTGATTTCACTACTGGAGAAAAATTGTATAGTTGCAATTTCTCACAAAGAAGTTTGGAAGGAACAAAGGCCAAAAATTGTCACCACTGCCCTCAATGTGGAAGGAGTTTCACACGTAGCATAAACCTTAAGAATCACATCACaattcactctggagagaagccttttacatgccttcaatgtggaaagagtttcaggcAAAAGAGATGCCTTAAGGATCACAGACGAATTCACGATGGAGAGAGCTCTTTCGCAtgtcttcagtgtggaaagagtttttttCAACATGGAAGCCTTATAAGACACCTAAGAGCTCACTCTGGAGAGAGGCCTTTCACATGCCTTCATTGTAGAAAGAGTTTTACAAGAAATGAACACCTGAaggatcacatgagaattcactctggagagaggcctttcacatgccctcagtgtgggCTGAGTTTCATACATCAAAGTGCACTAAACAGTCATATGAAAATTCATTCAGGAGAGAAAATACACCATTGTTCTCAGTGTGGCAAGAGTTTCACTCGGGCGTCACATCTCAAAGTTCATCTGCGCTATCACGCTGGAGAAAAGccatttaactgtgatcagtgtAGTCAAACTTTTATGTTTGCATCTGAACTAAAAAGACACCTGACAATTCATGCAAATGAAAAGCCGTACTTGTGTTCtgtttgtggaaagagtttttctCAGCTGGCCTACTTTAAAGAGCACCAGAAGATACATCTCAGCGTGAAAGCTCATGTGTGCTCAGAGTGTGGTAAAGCTTTTCTTCGAGTTAGCTCTTTGAAACTGCACCAAAGAacccatactggagaaaaacgtTACATGTGCTcacattgtggaaagagtttcactgctTTAGGAACCCTGAAAACCCAtgagagagttcatactggagagaagccataccactgcctgccatgtgggaagagttttgcTACTTTAGGAACCCTGAAAATACATGAAAGATTGCATAGTGGAGAGAGGCCGTACCACTGCACTTTATGTGAGATGAGTTTCAGCACATCGGGTACTCTACTGAGACATTTAAAGAAGCATTGCCCAAAGTTGTCACTACAAA